One part of the Zymomonas mobilis subsp. pomaceae ATCC 29192 genome encodes these proteins:
- the radC gene encoding RadC family protein, with protein sequence MDKKEIDYHGHRSRLRDRLLNGGSDALLDHEVIEYLLALAIPRRDTKPLARALLTEFGDIETLLTADPGMIARVKGMGPTAIASLKIVQIAALRLLKTKAKKAPILAGWQALLDYLHADMAYRLTERCRLLHLDSHNRLIRDEALSEGSVDRAPIYVREVIRRAIELGSIGLILVHNHPSGDANPSEMDIQLTRSVIAAARPLKIYLHDHVIISTEGFCSMRSLGLI encoded by the coding sequence ATGGATAAAAAAGAAATCGATTATCATGGTCATCGTAGCCGCTTACGGGATCGCCTGTTAAATGGGGGTTCAGATGCACTGCTTGATCATGAGGTAATAGAATATCTTTTAGCTTTGGCTATCCCACGTCGGGATACGAAACCGCTTGCGCGTGCTTTATTGACAGAGTTCGGTGATATTGAAACGCTGTTAACAGCCGACCCCGGTATGATTGCCCGCGTCAAAGGTATGGGGCCAACGGCGATTGCCTCTCTCAAAATTGTTCAAATAGCCGCTTTAAGATTATTAAAAACCAAAGCTAAAAAAGCGCCTATTTTGGCTGGGTGGCAAGCTTTACTCGATTATCTTCATGCCGATATGGCTTATCGTTTAACAGAACGATGCCGGTTATTACATCTTGATAGTCACAATCGCCTTATCCGTGACGAAGCCTTAAGTGAAGGCTCTGTCGATCGCGCGCCTATCTATGTCCGAGAGGTTATCCGTCGCGCTATTGAGCTGGGATCAATCGGTTTAATTTTAGTTCACAATCATCCTAGCGGGGATGCCAATCCCAGTGAAATGGACATTCAGTTGACGCGTTCAGTGATTGCGGCGGCCCGTCCTCTTAAAATATATCTTCATGATCATGTTATCATCAGTACAGAGGGATTTTGTAGTATGCGTAGCCTCGGCCTGATTTAA